A genomic region of Arachis hypogaea cultivar Tifrunner chromosome 5, arahy.Tifrunner.gnm2.J5K5, whole genome shotgun sequence contains the following coding sequences:
- the LOC112801261 gene encoding vacuole membrane protein KMS1 — MGSETTAASSSEHSDMSISGLHDKHRLELENLTLTSQPFKTLKLFILAVIQYMKKTTLYLLAKGGWLMLFSVAVGTLSILLMALDGPHGKHREEVLEYFRFGLWWIALGVASSIGLGSGLHTFVLYLGPHIALFTIKATQCGRVDLKSAPYDTIQLKRGPSWLDKDCSEFGPPLFQSVYGSRVPLSRILTQVQLEAILWGLGTAIGELPPYFISRAARLSGSRVDAMEELDNEDKGILNQAKRWFLSHAQHLNFVTILVLASVPNPLFDLAGIMCGQFGIPFWEFFLATMIGKAIIKTHIQTIFIISVCNNQLLDWIENEFIWVLSHIPGFASVLPSVVANLHAMKDKYLKAPQPVSPKIQGKKWDLSFTSIWNTVVWLMLMNFFVKIVNATAQRYLKKQQDRELAALTEKSVSTDSDAQ, encoded by the exons ATGGGGTCTGAAACTACTGCAGCTTCTTCTTCTGAGCACTCCGACATGTCCATCTCAG GGCTTCACGATAAGCACCGTCTAGAGCTAGAAAATTTGACACTAACCTCACAACCTTTCAAAACACTGAAACTCTTCATATTGGCTGTTATTCAATACATGAAGAAAACAACATTGTATTTGTTGGCAAAAGGTGGGTGGCTCATGCTATTCAGTGTTGCGGTAGGGACTCTTAGCATATTGCTGATGGCCTTGGATGGTCCTCACGGGAAG CATCGTGAGGAGGTTCTTGAATATTTCCGCTTTGGACTGTGGTGGATTGCCCTTGGGGTTGCATCTTCAATTGGCCTAG GCTCTGGTTTGCACACATTTGTTCTATATTTGGGTCCACACATAGCACTGTTTACAATTAAAGCAACACAATGTGGCCGAGTGGATTTGAAAAGTGCTCCATATGATACCATACAATTAAAAAGAGGTCCTTCTTGGCTTGATAAAGACTGTTCTGAATTTGGGCCACCATTGTTCCAGTCAGTATATGGTTCAAGGGTTCCACTTAGCAGGATTTTGACTCAAGTTCAGTTGGAGGCCATTCTATGGGGTCTCGGAACTGCTATAGGGGAGCTTCCACCTTACTTTATCTCCAGGGCAG CACGTTTGTCTGGGAGTAGAGTGGATGCAATGGAAGAGTTGGATAACGAAGATAAAGGAATCCTGAATCAAGCCAAACGCTGGTTTCTTTCGCATGCTCAACATTTGAATTTCGTTACCATTCTTGTGCTTGCATCG GTGCCAAATCCTCTATTTGACCTTGCTGGCATCATGTGTGGACAATTTGGCATTCCGTTTTGGGAATTTTTTCTTGCGACCATGATTGGAAAGGCAATTATTAAAACTCACATACAG ACAATATTTATCATCTCAGTTTGCAATAATCAACTTCTTGACTGGATAGAGAATGAATTTATATGGGTTCTCAGTCATATACCCGGTTTTGCTTCAGTCCTGCCTAGCGTGGTGGCTAATCTCCATGCAATGAAAGATAAGTATCTGAAAGCACCCCAGCCAGTTTCCCCGAAAATTCAG GGGAAAAAGTGGGATTTGTCTTTTACATCAATCTGGAACACAGTGGTGTGGCTCATGCTCATGAACTTCTTTGTCAAGATTGTTAATGCAACAGCACAGAGGTATCTGAAGAAACAACAAGACAGAGAGCTCGCTGCATTAACGGAAAAGTCAGTCTCAACAGATTCAGATGCACAATGA